In the Armatimonas rosea genome, GCTGTGCAACCAGGCCCTGGCGACCAGCGGGACGGCGCGCCGTGGCCTGCACCTCTACGACCCGCGCACGGGCCAGCCGGTCACGCACCTGGAGAGCGCCTCGGTGATCGCCCCGAGTGCACGCCTTGCGGATGTGCTGGCGACGGTGTTTTGTGTGCTGCCTGTGGAGGAGAGTCTTACTCTGGCGGAGAACGAAGAGGGCGTCGCCTGTTTCCTCGTGACCGCAGACGGCCAGCGCATCTCCAGCCCCCGCTGGGCAACGTTTGAGAGACGATAATAGCTATGCAAAAGAAACCATGGGATAGCAGCCTGGAGCTGCTGATTAACTTTGAGCTCAGTGCTCCCACGCAGGGGTTCTACCGCCGCCCGTATGTTGCGGTGTGGATCGAGGATAAAGAGGGGAGCCCCGTACGGACCTTAGAGCTCTGGTACCAGCAGGGCCGTGGGGTGCGCTGGCTGCGGCACCTGAGCGCCTGGCTCCGCGGCGAGCAGCTGCGCAAGCTGGCCGACGGCGGCGACCTCACCGCGACCGCGTCCAGCCCGACCCGTCAGCCCGGAAAGTACAGTGTCGCCTGGGACGGCAAGGACGACATGAAGAAGCTGGCAAGCCAGGGAGAGTACTTTATCGCGATCGAGGTCGCGCAAGAGCACGGCCCCTATGAGCTCCTCCGCAAGGGCTTCCCGCTGACCAACAAGCCCCTCAAGGCCGACCTCGGGGGCAACTCCCAGATCA is a window encoding:
- a CDS encoding DUF2271 domain-containing protein; this encodes MQKKPWDSSLELLINFELSAPTQGFYRRPYVAVWIEDKEGSPVRTLELWYQQGRGVRWLRHLSAWLRGEQLRKLADGGDLTATASSPTRQPGKYSVAWDGKDDMKKLASQGEYFIAIEVAQEHGPYELLRKGFPLTNKPLKADLGGNSQIKSASIELRKKR